A genome region from Populus alba chromosome 3, ASM523922v2, whole genome shotgun sequence includes the following:
- the LOC118054661 gene encoding probable N-acetyltransferase HLS1, whose translation MSLKIAADNFPTLLVGETENFAVVREYDEGRDKVAVEEMEKRCEIGQRGKPSLVTDLMGDPICRIRHFPSHVMLVAECGEGGEMAGVIRACIKTVTRGSSGYVKLAYILGLRVSPSHRRLGIGLKLVQEIEKRCKQQGAEYSYMATDCTNESSINLFTRKCCYTKFRTLAMLVQPVHAHYKPLGSGIATFRLTPKLAETIYSRLFVDAEFFAKDIGTILSSKLNLGTFMAVPKNCLPQWDPKTGILPSNFAILSVWNTKEVFKLQAKGVSKLTHACCTGLRLLDAWMPWLRLPSFPDVFRQFGVYFLYGLHMEGKNAPRLMKALCAFAHNMARDDDGCGAVVAEVGQRDPVREVIPHWRKFSWAEDLWCIKKLADEKPDVDREFEPPDWMKRESSSPVIFVDPRDS comes from the exons ATGTCACTAAAAATAGCTGCAGACAATTTCCCAACATTGCTGGTCGGCGAGACGGAGAATTTTGCGGTGGTGAGAGAGTATGATGAAGGTAGAGACAAGGTGGCTGTAGAGGAAATGGAAAAGAGGTGTGAGATTGGCCAAAGGGGAAAGCCTTCACTTGTTACTGATCTTATGGGCGATCCGATTTGTCGGATTCGCCATTTTCCATCTCATGTTATGCTT GTTGCTGAATGCGGTGAAGGAGGAGAGATGGCAGGGGTAATAAGAGCCTGTATAaaaaccgtgacaagaggaagtTCAGGTTATGTAAAGCTGGCTTATATTCTGGGATTGAGGGTTTCTCCTTCTCACAG GAGGCTTGGCATTGGCTTAAAATTGGTTCAAGAGATAGAAAAAAGGTGTAAGCAACAAGGTGCAGAGTATTCATACATGGCTACAGATTGCACCAATGAATCTTCCATCAATTTGTTCACAAGAAAGTGTTGTTACACAAAATTTAGGACTCTTGCCATGCTAGTGCAGCCGGTTCACGCGCATTACAAGCCATTAGGCTCCGGCATCGCAACATTCCGACTCACACCAAAACTCGCAGAAACAATTTACTCTCGACTGTTTGTCGATGCAGAATTCTTCGCTAAAGATATTGGCACAATTTTGTCTAGTAAGCTCAATTTGGGCACATTCATGGCTGTGCCCAAGAACTGTCTCCCTCAATGGGATCCGAAAACAGGAATCCTGCCCTCAAATTTCGCCATACTAAGCGTGTGGAACACTAAAGAAGTGTTCAAATTACAAGCCAAGGGAGTGTCTAAATTAACGCATGCATGTTGCACAGGCTTGAGGCTGTTAGATGCTTGGATGCCATGGCTAAGGCTGCCTTCATTTCCTGACGTATTTAGACAATTCGGTGTTTATTTCTTGTACGGGCTGCACATGGAAGGTAAAAATGCACCGCGGCTTATGAAGGCTCTATGTGCATTTGCACATAACATGGCTAGAGATGATGATGGGTGTGGGGCCGTGGTGGCTGAGGTGGGCCAGAGGGACCCTGTTAGGGAGGTGATCCCACACTGGAGGAAATTTTCATGGGCTGAAGATTTGTGGTGCATCAAGAAGCTTGCTGATGAAAAACCAGATGTTGATAGAGAGTTTGAGCCGCCGGATTGGATGAAACGTGAATCTTCTTCACCGGTCATTTTTGTTGACCCACGGGATAGTTGA